The following are encoded together in the Archocentrus centrarchus isolate MPI-CPG fArcCen1 chromosome 23, fArcCen1, whole genome shotgun sequence genome:
- the LOC115773471 gene encoding sushi domain-containing protein 3, whose amino-acid sequence MSLKVGPTGKSASTHRWMLLCPLLCALVLAGGATLSPEDLQRTAATLLLEDLTSTTIQLQPDLQTEAQTPTEAQTRAQSEALTDMQTQSVTSNYTGLSCIPVLPPRRGSFYVEGGTGVSIGSVLAFWCRDGYQLVGSDKIYCHVRNGKAQWSNYLPVCEAIPRPEDRGLRVAVLASVVSGIVILAMSLSFLICCLQERSSRDRAKKEGRSRRRDKRSARRSECWLEREECEWEAFPPPKIFHLSQRMNPRLAPDSPLYLTGGLSGYENRGYQRSQESLLKASMPGLYRSESQLYPHVVLQRVPTPTAPSAPSAPSAPLYLHLPDSSSAASSPAHNLTHSQPHSMPQYPTPTYPPKPNVAVPNYRHPTPAPIYPNPNPTPQRPWQ is encoded by the exons ATGTCTCTGAAAGTGGGACCCACCGGTAAAAGTGCCAGCACCCACCGCTGGATGCTGCTGTGCcccctgctctgtgctctgGTCCTGGCTGGAGGCGCCACACTGAGCCCCGAGGACTTGCAGAGAACTGCAGCCACACTGCTGCTAGAAGACTTGACCAGCACGACAATACAGCTACAGCCAGACCTGCAGACTGAAGCCCAGACACCAACAGAAGCACAGACAAGAGCACAGTCAGAAGCTCTGACAGACATGCAGACCCAGAGTGTCACCAGCAACTACACAG GTCTGTCCTGTATTCCTGTCCTGCCACCACGCCGGGGTTCCTTCTATGTGGAGGGCGGCACAGGCGTGTCGATTGGGAGTGTGTTGGCCTTTTGGTGCAGAGACGGATACCAGCTGGTTGGCAGCGACAAAATATACTGCCATGTCAGGAACGGCAAAGCACAGTGGAGCAACTATCTGCCTGTCTGTGAAG CAATCCCCAGGCCGGAGGACCGTGGACTGAGAGTGGCTGTACTGGCTTCAGTGGTGAGCGGCATCGTCATCCTTGCCATGTCCCTGTCCTTCCTCATCTGTTGTCTGCAGGAGCGATCCAGCCGGGACCGTGCCAAGAAAGAGGGACGAAGCAG GCGAAGAGACAAGCGCTCAGCCCGTCGCAGTGAGTGCTGGTTGGAGAGAGAGGAGTGCGAGTGGGAAGCTTTCCCTCCACCCAAGATCTTCCACCTGTCCCAGAGGATGAACCCCCGTCTTGCTCCAGACAGCCCCCTTTACCTGACAGGAGGCCTCAGTGGATATGAGAACAGAGGGTACCAGAG GAGTCAGGAGAGTTTGCTAAAGGCCTCCATGCCCGGGCTCTACCGCTCAGAGTCTCAACTATACCCACACGTTGTCCTGCAGAGGGTCCCAACCCCGACTGCACCCTCTGCTCCCTCCGCTCCGTCTGCGCCTCTCTACCTTCACCTTCCTGACTCCTCTTCTGCCGCCTCCTCACCTGCCCACAACCTCACACACAGCCAGCCGCACAGCATGCCACAGTACCCCACTCCAACGTATCCTCCTAAACCCAATGTAGCAGTGCCAAACTACCGCCACCCAACACCGGCACCTATCTATCCCAACCCCAACCCGACACCACAAAGGCCATGGCAGTAA
- the LOC115773486 gene encoding aryl hydrocarbon receptor nuclear translocator-like protein 2 — translation MSAGGSDGTADRPAGPPDPAAEDEGPSQAGSSLPAVELARKRKGDVEERSDAHVQQSLNIQMDDDLSRSEGEDQQVKMKCFREPHRQIEKRRRDKMNNLIDELAAMIPACQPMARKLDKLTVLRKAVQHLKALKAGMGSAFSETTCKPSILPHDDLRHLLLRAADGFLLVVSCDRAKILFISESVSKILNFSRLELTGQSLFDFIHPKDINKVKEQLSSSEMHPRQRLLDAATGVQVQVDAPVRATHLTTGARRSFFCRMKHSRLAGKHEDKHTLPSTSKKKDAYRYCTLHCTGYMRSWPSSQLDSSEADGDKETSTLTCLVTMCRLYPHVSQQPPKDINIKPPEFVTRCAIDGKFTFVDPQATSVIGYLPQEVLGTSCYEYFHQDDLQHLAGKHRQVLRSKEKIETQRYKFKTKYGSYVSLQSQWFSFTNPWTKEVEFIVSLNRLISGPGHTKDEEEAGSSKALQDDMKQIPVIPGFSSSAGTMIYAGSIGTQIANELIDTYRVNSSPSSGASSPFGPAQEKSPVVSSQTSRSASSREEAAGSSSQSQSQSDSRTAANMSSATSESAGEPSQLDLDSMVVPGLSGFSSDEAAMAVIMSLLETDVNMGQSGDLEDLHWPF, via the exons ATCCCGCTGCAGAGGATGAAGGGCCAAGCCAAGCAGGCTCTTCGCTGCCAGCTGTCGAGCTGGCGAGGAAACGAaagggagatgtggaggagaGGTCAGACGCGCATGTACA GCAAAGCCTCAACATCCAAATGGACGATGACCTCAGCAG ATCTGAAGGGGAGGATCAGCAAGTCAAAATGAAATGCTTCAG GGAGCCTCATCGTCAAATTGAGAAGCGGCGGAGGGACAAAATGAACAATCTGATTGATGAGCTTGCCGCCATGATCCCCGCCTGTCAGCCCATGGCTCGAAAGCTCGACAAACTCACTGTTCTGCGGAAGGCGGTGCAGCACTTGAAAGCCCTCAAAG CTGGGATGGGCAGCGCCTTTTCAGAAACCACCTGCAAGCCTTCCATCCTGCCTCACGATGACCTCAGGCACCTTCTGCTGAGG GCTGCTGATGGTTTCCTTTTAGTTGTAAGTTGTGACCGGGCGAAAATCCTGTTCATCTCCGAGTCCGTCTCCAAGATCCTCAACTTTAGCCGG TTGGAGCTGACTGGGCAGAGCTTGTTTGATTTCATCCACCCCAAAGACATCAACAAGGTGAAGGAACAGCTGTCTTCTTCAGAGATGCACCCTCGCCAGCGGCTTCTTGATGCAGCAA CTGGGGTTCAGGTCCAGGTGGATGCCCCTGTCAGAGCGACCCACTTAACCACCGGAGCTCGGCGATCTTTCTTCTGCCGCATGAAGCACAGTCGACTGGCAGGGAAACAcgaggacaaacacacacttccCTCTACTTCTAAAAAGAAAG ACGCTTACAGATACTGCACGCTGCACTGCACCGGATACATGAGGAGTTGGCCGAGCAGCCAGCTGGACTCATCGGAGGCCGACGGCGACAAGGAAACCTCGACCCTGACCTGCCTGGTGACCATGTGCCGCCTCTACCCTCACGTGTCCCAGCAGCCTCCCAAAGACATCAACATCAAGCCCCCCGAGTTCGTCACTCGCTGTGCGATTGACGGCAAGTTCACTTTTGTAGATCCACA aGCCACGAGCGTCATTGGTTATTTGCCGCAGGAAGTTCTCGGCACATCCTGTTATGAGTACTTTCACCAGGACGACCTGCAGCACCTcgcagggaaacacagacaag TTCTTCGAAGCAAAGAGAAGATTGAGACGCAGCGCTACaagtttaaaacaaaatatgGCTCCTATGTTTCACTCCAAAGTCAGTGGTTTAGTTTCACAAATCCATGGACCAAAGAAGTTGAGTTTATCGTGTCTTTAAATAGGCTAATTTC GGGGCCTGGTCACActaaagatgaggaggaggcagGCAGCTCAAAGGCACTCCAGG ACGACATGAAGCAAATACCGGTCATTCCCGGCTTCTCCAGCAGCGCGGGCACAATGATCTACGCAGGCAGCATAGGGACCCAAATCGCAAATGAGCTCATCGACACCTACAG GGTGAACTCATCTCCATCAAGTGGAGCTTCCAGTCCATTTGGCCCAGCCCAGGAGAAAAGTCCAGTGGTTTCCTCACAAACCAGCAGGAGT GCATCCAGCAGAGAGGAGGCAGCAGGCAGTTCATCACAGTCCCAGTCCCAGTCTGATTCAAGGACAGCAGCAAACATGAGCAGTGCGACTTCTGAAAGCGCAG GTGAGCCGTCCCAGCTGGACTTGGACAGCATGGTGGTGCCAGGCCTGAGCGGCTTCAGCAGCGATGAAGCTGCCATGGCGGTCATCATGAGCTTACTGGAGACGGACGTAAACATGGGTCAATCGGGGGACTTGGAGGATTTACACTGGCCTTTCTAG